Proteins encoded by one window of Paenibacillus urinalis:
- a CDS encoding NAD(P)H-dependent oxidoreductase: MKTLVIVTHPNLETSTINKRLVEELNKFPEKYTVHDLYKTYPDGNIDVKSEQRLVESHANLVFQFPIFWFNCPPLLKKWLDDVLTYGWGYGSSSGNQMKHRKVALAVSTGIRREEYSSDGKYKYSLEQLLAPFETTFHYCNSDYRSFFAVYGKEGDEASTVEDNRPTTNLLEVRAHEYLRFIDTL; this comes from the coding sequence ATGAAAACCCTGGTGATTGTAACGCACCCAAACTTAGAAACGTCAACGATTAATAAACGGCTGGTAGAAGAATTAAATAAGTTTCCGGAGAAGTATACCGTCCATGATTTGTACAAGACATACCCCGACGGGAACATTGATGTAAAGAGCGAACAGAGATTGGTAGAATCGCATGCAAATCTAGTATTTCAGTTCCCGATCTTCTGGTTCAATTGCCCGCCACTGTTGAAAAAATGGCTTGATGATGTATTGACTTACGGCTGGGGCTATGGTTCAAGCAGCGGTAACCAAATGAAACATCGAAAAGTCGCTCTAGCCGTGTCAACCGGGATAAGACGAGAGGAATATAGTTCTGACGGGAAATACAAATATTCGTTAGAGCAACTGCTAGCACCATTTGAAACAACGTTCCATTACTGCAATTCAGACTACCGCTCGTTCTTTGCTGTTTATGGTAAGGAGGGCGACGAAGCGTCAACAGTCGAAGACAATAGACCGACGACCAACCTATTGGAAGTGAGAGCACATGAATATCTTCGCTTTATAGACACTCTGTAA
- a CDS encoding DinB family protein — protein MEKRSIDRLEGFVQAIPAKIEQLGCEHMRVPRSEGKWSRLQILGHLCDSAIHNLIRFIDAQHTSGRYTVTSYNQDAWVVAQRYETASVEEVLALWESVNLSILRVISSIPEESLSSSQVLLPDGEIRTLLWLVDDYVEHLNHHLRQILDVD, from the coding sequence TTGGAAAAGAGATCTATCGACCGACTTGAAGGGTTCGTCCAAGCAATTCCCGCAAAAATCGAACAATTGGGCTGCGAGCATATGAGGGTTCCACGGTCCGAAGGGAAATGGTCCAGACTGCAAATCCTGGGTCATCTGTGCGATTCGGCCATTCATAATTTGATTCGGTTCATTGACGCCCAGCATACATCGGGAAGATATACGGTAACTTCATATAACCAAGATGCTTGGGTTGTGGCGCAACGCTATGAAACGGCTTCGGTGGAGGAGGTCCTGGCGCTCTGGGAGAGTGTAAATCTCTCTATTCTTAGAGTCATTTCCTCTATCCCTGAAGAATCGTTATCTTCAAGTCAGGTGCTGCTGCCGGATGGGGAGATCCGAACCTTGTTGTGGCTAGTGGATGATTATGTCGAGCATCTGAATCATCATCTCCGGCAAATTCTCGATGTCGACTGA
- a CDS encoding sensor histidine kinase — protein MNTISRKWLAFVPLIIPAVYLYGFTPLQEAWLDKFLFLLLAFCYWRSLLYTKHREINICIQLIVVSYFILVHTPWHMSFGFYPSLAMSMLVSYRRISCLVGFMAGCFTIAVCLSAYLSDEPLRFEWLPISIALIVLPYVSKLYQVSYEMQMKLTHASAENVKYAERARIARDLHDTLGQTFSMITVKGELVERLIRSSPNEALIEVGDIQRISRAALLQVREMVNDMQSIDIRDELHRAVHILQTAGIEAETHVRMDAERMMPIVQNVLGMCLRECITNVVKHSGAGKCSIQLLEDKERYLLLTCDNGIGIAKGQNQTEKWGAGLLGMKERLSLIGGTLELDSDAENRTKVTIAIPHHRTRAKEETG, from the coding sequence ATGAATACGATTTCAAGAAAATGGCTTGCCTTCGTACCTCTGATTATACCGGCAGTCTATTTATATGGTTTCACACCGCTTCAAGAAGCATGGCTGGATAAATTCCTATTTTTGCTGCTTGCCTTCTGTTATTGGAGGAGCCTGCTATATACGAAGCACCGTGAGATAAATATCTGCATTCAGCTTATTGTCGTTTCCTACTTCATCCTTGTTCATACTCCATGGCATATGAGCTTCGGCTTTTACCCTTCCTTAGCCATGTCGATGCTTGTCTCGTATCGCAGAATTTCCTGTCTGGTCGGTTTCATGGCAGGCTGTTTTACAATCGCGGTCTGCCTGTCCGCTTACCTGTCTGACGAACCTCTTCGGTTCGAGTGGCTGCCCATCTCTATCGCATTGATCGTCCTTCCCTATGTGTCCAAACTGTACCAAGTCTCTTACGAGATGCAGATGAAGCTTACTCATGCCAGCGCAGAAAATGTGAAATATGCGGAGAGAGCACGCATTGCAAGAGATTTGCACGATACGCTGGGCCAGACGTTCTCCATGATTACTGTAAAGGGCGAGCTGGTGGAGAGACTCATTCGATCTAGTCCCAATGAGGCTCTAATTGAAGTCGGTGATATTCAGCGGATATCTAGGGCGGCCTTGCTGCAGGTCCGGGAAATGGTTAATGATATGCAATCCATCGATATCCGAGATGAACTTCATCGTGCTGTGCATATTCTTCAAACTGCCGGCATTGAGGCCGAAACGCACGTACGGATGGACGCGGAAAGAATGATGCCTATCGTACAGAATGTTCTTGGCATGTGCTTGCGGGAATGTATAACCAATGTCGTCAAACATAGCGGGGCAGGAAAATGTTCCATTCAGCTCCTGGAAGATAAGGAACGCTATTTGTTACTCACTTGTGACAATGGGATCGGCATCGCGAAGGGTCAGAATCAAACGGAGAAATGGGGTGCCGGTCTGCTGGGCATGAAGGAACGGTTATCTTTAATAGGAGGAACACTGGAACTGGATTCTGATGCTGAGAATCGCACGAAAGTGACGATTGCCATCCCTCATCACCGAACGCGGGCCAAGGAGGAAACAGGGTGA
- a CDS encoding response regulator transcription factor translates to MKIVIAEDQGMLRSAISRLLGMEPDIEIVGESDNGELALQLIRKLSPDIAVLDIEMPLLSGLDVAEQLMAEGSKCRIAIVTTFAKSGYYQRAIQAGVMGYFLKDAPVSELAVSLRKIYKGSRVFSPLLTFSMSEELNPLTNRESELLSYLRAGYSVSEISKLLYLSPATIRNYISEILQKLEAKNRIDAVAIALNKGWI, encoded by the coding sequence GTGAAGATTGTCATTGCAGAGGACCAAGGAATGTTAAGAAGCGCCATAAGCCGGCTCCTCGGTATGGAACCGGACATCGAAATCGTCGGAGAATCCGACAATGGCGAGCTAGCCTTGCAGCTGATCCGAAAGCTGTCGCCGGATATTGCCGTACTAGATATTGAAATGCCGCTATTAAGCGGACTGGACGTAGCTGAACAGCTTATGGCAGAGGGCAGTAAATGCCGGATCGCCATCGTGACGACTTTTGCCAAAAGCGGATATTATCAGCGAGCAATTCAAGCTGGAGTGATGGGGTATTTCCTAAAGGACGCCCCCGTATCGGAACTTGCCGTATCTTTACGCAAAATTTATAAGGGTAGTCGCGTATTCAGTCCACTCCTCACCTTCTCCATGAGCGAAGAACTGAATCCTTTAACGAATCGGGAGTCAGAGCTTCTATCCTATTTGAGAGCCGGATATTCGGTGAGCGAAATTAGCAAGCTATTATATTTGTCTCCCGCTACCATCCGTAATTACATCTCAGAGATCCTTCAGAAACTCGAGGCGAAGAATCGGATCGATGCCGTTGCAATTGCTCTAAACAAGGGTTGGATTTGA
- a CDS encoding GrpB family protein — protein sequence MNIVVKEYDANWVHQFQKEARLIRKVLEGEILEIYHIGSTAVPGLKAKPIIDIMPVVNKIENVDGFNSKMIDIGYEPLGEFGMAGRRYFRKGGENRTHQVHFFQVDHVYEIERHIAVRDYLKSHLKDVQEYGELKVHLAKRFPKDIEGYSVGKDAFVKDLERRALLWWQERIQ from the coding sequence ATGAACATTGTCGTAAAAGAATATGATGCCAATTGGGTTCATCAATTTCAAAAGGAAGCAAGATTGATCCGGAAAGTTCTTGAAGGCGAAATCCTAGAAATTTATCATATTGGCAGCACAGCGGTGCCAGGTCTCAAGGCTAAACCAATCATTGATATCATGCCAGTGGTTAACAAGATTGAGAACGTGGATGGATTTAATTCAAAGATGATTGATATCGGTTATGAACCCCTTGGAGAGTTTGGGATGGCTGGAAGGAGATATTTTCGTAAAGGAGGAGAAAACAGGACTCATCAGGTGCACTTTTTTCAAGTTGATCATGTATATGAGATCGAACGCCATATCGCTGTTCGGGATTATTTAAAATCGCATCTAAAGGACGTGCAAGAATACGGAGAGTTGAAAGTACATTTAGCCAAGCGATTTCCCAAAGACATCGAAGGATATAGTGTTGGTAAAGATGCATTTGTAAAAGATTTGGAAAGGAGAGCATTATTGTGGTGGCAGGAAAGAATTCAGTAA
- a CDS encoding nucleotidyltransferase domain-containing protein has product MILEKVINRIVIQSEYKDFVDKYIDHILAEFKGKIHSIYMCGSIPKGTAKPFKSDADFTIVCENPKDIDYERLTAIKDRLLEGYPVITKIDTIICSIDDVLSKPNEWGFWVKIICVCLYGDDVGEKVPPIIISPEFILDLNTETKEEVVRIHRSLSNASDNTMKSRYIKGYSKRLIRALYSLVLEDTGVWQDDIIKMKNAILNYCEIDSALVEYLYACYMDSNVPVEEFLGIAEEVYSYFENALNAMADSRTSFS; this is encoded by the coding sequence CTGATATTAGAAAAAGTTATAAATAGAATTGTAATACAAAGTGAATATAAGGATTTTGTTGATAAGTATATAGATCATATACTTGCCGAATTTAAAGGTAAGATTCATAGCATTTATATGTGTGGCTCGATTCCAAAAGGAACTGCTAAACCTTTTAAGTCAGATGCAGACTTTACTATTGTATGTGAAAATCCCAAAGATATTGATTACGAAAGATTGACAGCTATTAAAGACAGGCTTTTGGAAGGATATCCAGTTATAACTAAGATTGATACGATCATTTGCTCGATCGACGATGTATTAAGTAAACCAAATGAGTGGGGTTTTTGGGTTAAGATCATTTGTGTTTGCCTATATGGTGATGACGTTGGCGAGAAAGTACCACCGATCATTATTTCTCCAGAGTTCATTTTAGACTTAAATACAGAGACTAAGGAGGAAGTAGTTCGTATACATCGTTCACTTTCTAATGCTAGTGATAACACAATGAAATCTAGATATATTAAAGGTTACTCTAAGAGATTAATTCGTGCATTATATTCTTTGGTTTTAGAAGATACAGGTGTATGGCAAGATGACATTATTAAGATGAAGAATGCCATATTAAACTATTGTGAGATTGACTCCGCTTTAGTTGAATATCTGTATGCATGTTACATGGATAGTAATGTACCTGTTGAAGAGTTTCTGGGAATTGCAGAAGAAGTATATAGCTATTTTGAGAACGCCTTAAATGCAATGGCTGATTCCAGAACTTCCTTCAGCTAA